Genomic window (Terriglobales bacterium):
CTTACCTTCTTCCACTACGATGGTCTGCCCTGCGGCGACGTTCTTCAGGTGGTCGGTCTGGCCGCTTGGCCACTTGATTTCCACCTGGTCGGCGCGCTCGCGTGTGCCCAAACCGAAAGTCAGCACCAACTCACTCTGCGAAAGATAGCTCGATCCGCTGCGCAGCATCTCAGAGTGCTTCTCGCCGCCCACCGTCGCCGTCACCACGGCGCCGATCCCGTCGCGGTTCGAGCGCACGCCCACCAGCTTCACCCTCAAGCTGCGGTTGCTTCCACCTTCGTTGCGGAAGAGGGCGGCCGCACCCCCGTTCGTCATGATCAGCAGATCCAGGTCGCCGTCGTTATCGAAGTCGCCGTAGGCGGCGCCCCGTGCTACTCGAGGGCGTATGAATTGCGCGCCCAGGGTTTCCGTGGTCTCCACGAACTTCCCGCCGCCCAGGTTGCGGAACATGTGCGGCGGTTGTGCATACTTCACCCGCTTCTGGATGCGCTCGATCTCGTTCTCGATGTGCCCGTTAGCCACGAAGATGTCCAGCCAGCCGTCCAGGTCGTAGTCGAAGAAGAAGCAGGCGAAACCCAGAGTCAGCAGGCTCTTGCGCCCCACCTCCGAACGCGGCGCCTCGTCCACGAACAACCCGTTCCGCTCGTTGTGGTAGAGCGCCAGCATCTGGTTGGAGAAATTGCTGATCAGGATACTGGGATACCCGGAGCGGTCGTAATCCGCGGCGTCCACGCCCATCCCTGCGCGTGCCACGCCATCCTCACTGAAGCCCACGCCCGCCAGCACGCCCTTCTCCGTGAATCCCCCCTTGCCGGTGTTGATGTAGAGCTTGTTGGGCTGGGTGTCGTTGGCCAGCAGCAGGTCGGGCCAGCCATCCTGATTGGCATCGAGCACGGCGACGCCCAGTCCCTTGGAAGTTGGGTCGAAGAGTCCGGCTGCCTGGGTCGCGTCCTGGAACTTTCCCTCGCCTGCATTCCGCCACATGCGCAGCGAGGCGCCCTTGTACGACTCCGGCGTGCAGTACGACTTGGCGCGCCCGTCCAGCGTGCAGAACAGATCCTTCTCCGCCGACCACTGCACGTAGTTGGCTACCACGAGGTCGAGCCGCCCGTCCTTGTCGTAGTCAAGAAACGCAGCCGAGGTGGAGAATTCGTTCGGCCCTTCCAGTCCGGCCGCCTTGGTGACGTCCGTGAACGTGCCGTTTCCATTGTTGCGGTACAAACGGCTCTGCCCCAGCGCCGTGAGAAAGATGTCGTCATGGCCGTCGTTGTCGTAGTCACCCACGGCCACGCCCAGTCCGTATAGGCTCACCGCCAGCCCGGCCCTGGCCGTGACGTCGGTAAACGTGCCGTTGCGGTTGTTGCGATAGAGCTTCGGGGACGCGGGCCGCTGCGGCCGCCCCGGCCAGTCCTTACCGTTCACCAGCAGGATGTCCTGCCAGCCGTCGCCGTCGTAATCCAGGAAGGCGCACCCCGAGCCCATCGTCTCCGGCATGTACTTCTTGCCAAAGGCGCCGTTGTTGTGCGTGAAGCGGATGCCCGCCGCTTGGGTCACATCACGGAAGGTGATCTTGGAATCCTGAGCCGCAGCCGGCATCCCGAGCGACATGCCAAGGAGAAGAAGGAAACCCGCGCGCTTGCGCATCAGTCCGAGCTCCCCTGACGAACGTGAGGAGCAGGAACCGCCGCCGTGCGGCGGGCCGGCGCGGCCGTTTTCCCTAACGGAGCCGAGACGTGTTCGTGGATGGCCTGGCGCTCGTTGTTGTCTTCCGGATTCGCCTGCCGATAGGGGCCGGTGATGGCCTGCGCAGCTTCATCGGCCTTGAATCTCAGGTAACGCTTCTGATGCTCGGCGGCCCGGGCCTCGTTGCCCAGCCCGTTGTAGCAGAGCATCAGGTTGTAGTGCGCCTGTAAGTCCTCGGGGTCCACCTCGAGCACCTTTTCGAACTCGCGAACGGCGTCCGCATACTGCCGCTTGAGGAACAGGATGCGCCCCAGCTCGTTGCGCACCACGCGGTCGCGCGGATATTGCGCCAGCGTCTTCCGCAGATGCGCGATGGCGTCGTCGTAGCGCCCGTCGGCCTTGAGCACTCGCGCGTAGAAATAGTGCGCCCGCGCCAGGTCCGGCTTAAGTTCGAGCGCTTTCTGCAGCACCGCGCGCGCCCCCTCGTTGTCGCCTTCCTGCACCCGCGCCCGGCCGATATTCACCCAGCCGTCGGGATTCTTGGGGTCGATCTCCGTGATTTTCTGGAATGCAGCCTGCGCGGCCTTCAGGTCGCCCTGCAACAGCAGGCCGATGCCGTAATCGTTCCAGCGCTCCCAATCCTTGGCATCGAGCTGGACGCGCGGCTCCTGCGCCCGGGCGGAGCGCGGCGCCACCTCCAGCGTCACTTCGTCGGACGCCAGCGTAACGATGGGCAGGTCCGGAATCTGCTTCAGCTTCCCGGAAACCTTCGAGGTATCTCCCGTGAACACGAAGCGCCCGTCGTCGTAGTCCGGAGTATGCGGACCCGGCTGCGCCGGATCGCGCACTCCCGCGAACGAAAACTGCGTGTTCCACCAAGAGAACTTGCGGTAATGCAGGCGCGCTTCCAGCTTGATCTTTCCGCCTGCATCTTCTGGAACTTTCATACGGTAGTGGACGGTATCGGCCGCGCCCGGCGGGATCAGGCGCACATACACCACGGAACGCGCCGCCCAGGCGTTGCGCTTGTTGATGGGATTGCCGTGCGCATCCACCAGCAACGACCGGTAGAAATGCGCTCCCTTCTCCACCGGTCCCTTGCCGTCGTTTTCCACCGAGCCGCTCCAGAACACGACGCGCCCGCGATCATCGGTCGCCTTCAGTTCCAGCCAGACGTCGAATGCGTCCACGGTGCCGCCGGGGAAGAAGTGGCCCACTTTGCGCGTGCGCACCACTACGTCCACGCGCACGGTTTCGCCGCGCCGCACCACCGGCTGCACGCGATCGAGCGGCGCAGTCACCGGCGCGGCCGGCGCCGCTGGACCGCCCGCGGGCGCAGCCAGTTCCGCTTCTTCACCCACCGCGAACGTGGTCGCCAGTTCGCCCGGAACCGCGGCGCCTCCCGCAGTCATCGGCTCGGCCTCGGACAGCGCAAAGATGTCCACGCTGACGATGTTGTCCTGCAGGAACTTCTTGGTGACCTCAAGTTGGATTGCGTCCTGGTTAGCTGTCGGCAGCGCGGTGTTGGCGCCGGGAAAACGATGCGAATGTACTTTGCCCGCGATGTTGCCCTGATCCTGGCTTTCCACCAGTGGCATGTGGCAGTCGGCGCACTTCTGCGCCTTGGGCGGATAGTAGAACGACCTTGCTCCCTGCCCGGAGACCCCGGACGCCTGCCAGTTGTCGTATTCGTTGAATCCGCGGATCCACCGATAGTGGTTTACCGGCGAATCCAGGTGGACCTTGTGGCAGGTGGAACAGAACTCGGCCGTCTGGTCGCGCATGAACGGCTTGAGGAACGCCCGCCGGTGAGGCTCCGGGTTCACGTAGGTCAGGAAGTCGTGCACCCCGCGCAGCACCGGATTCTCGCTGGCCGCCAGCTCATGCAGATCGGGATACTCCAGCACGAAATCGCCCTGCCCCATGGAGCTTTTCACGTGCACGATGGAGTGGCACATCATGCAGCCCATGCCGGCGTGCGCTTCCGGCCGGTCCATCTGCTCCACGATGGGTTTGTCCATCTTGCCCGCCAGAAGGATGGCGGGATCGTGGCAGCCGCCACACCACTTCGAAGGCTTCGTCCCCGCCACTTCCTGCATGTACTCGACGCTTTTGCGGTACCACTGGTTGTTGAAGGACGAGAAATGGTGCGCCGAGCTGAACCACTGCTGGTAGATGTCCTGATGGCAGCGCTGGCAGGCGTCCGACTTCATGAAGAACTCAGAAGGGATCAGCTTGCCGTCCTTTACCTGTGACGAGCTGGGGAAGAAGGGCCCTCGCGGTCCGTCGCCTTCGCCGTCCATCGACGTCGGCGGATTGAGCGGATTGCGAATGATGTTCGCGCTCAGCCACAGGTTGTGCCTTGAGTACTGGGCCGCCGTTGAAAGCGCAGCCACGAACAAGACGGCCACCGCAAACCGCGCCACCGCGGAACCCAGCCACCCGCGCCGCTCCATCCACGCCACCAGCAGCAGCGCCACGCCTGCCACCGTCAGCCCAATGTGCGCATAGAGCCAGGGTAGGTTGGGCCGAGTCGTGCCGATGGCAAAGAGGAGGACGCCAATCATCGCGCCCAGCCCCATGGCTATCCAGCCGAGCCGGGCGGTCCCCGGAAGGTCCGAAAGCCCCCTCCGCAACACTCGAGGTAGCAGCAGCGCAAGCAAAACGCCTGCTGCCAGATGCAGCACCACAATGCCCAGGTAGAAGACGCTCGTATCCGGAAGGCCGTAGAGGTAAAGGCCGGAAAGCGCCAGCAGGAAAATGAGCCGGTTAGAAAGCTTCACGCCCACCGATAGAAGTTACCGCGTAAGCGCGGACCTCGCAAGGCTGCCGTCGAAGTAGGAGGGACAACAACCGCTATCCCTTGATCACCGCCACCGGCTCCAGCCGCGCCACCATCTTTCCGATGCCCGCGCGATGTACCACCTCGACCACCCGCGCCACGTCCTTGTAAGCCACCGGCGCTTCCTCGGCCAGCCCCGCCATCGAACCCGCGCGCACCACGATGCCGCGCGTTTCCAGTTCCTGGCGCAACTCCGCGCCGCGCACCGTCCGCTTGGCCTTGGCGCGGCTCATCACGCGTCCCGCGCCGTGGCAGGTGGAGCCGAAGGTCTGCTCCATCGACCCCGGCGTCCCGAGCAGGATGTACGATGCCGTTCCCATCGACCCGGGAATGAGCACCGGCTGTCCCAGGTCGCGCAGATCGTTGGGCAGCACCGGCGATCCCGGCCCGAACGCCCGGGTTGCGCCCTTGCGGTGCACGCATACGCGCACGCTGGCGCCGCCGATCCTGTGCTCTTCGACCTTCGCCATATTGTGCGCGATGTCATAGATCTGGTGGAGGCCGAAGTCCTTCACCTTGCCCGCCAGCGCCTCCTCGAACGACCGCCGGATGTAATGCGCCAGCACCTGCCGGTTGGCGAAGGCGAAGTTGGCCGCGCACGCCATGGCGCGGAAGTAGTCCTGGCCTTCACCCGAGCTGAAAGGCGCGCACACCAGCTCGCGATCGGGCAGCGTGATGCCGTACTCCCGCACCGTCCTCTGGAAGCGCGCCACGTAGTCCTCGCACACCTGGTGGCCGAACCCGCGCGAGCCGCAGTGGATCTGCACCACCGCCTGATCGGGATAGAGTCCCAGTCGCCGCGCCGCCTCCTCGTCGTGCACCCGCGCCACCCGGTCCACTTCGATAAAGTGGTTGCCCGCCCCCAGCGTCCCGATCTGGTGGCGCCCGCGCTCTTTCGCCTTGTGCGAGACCAGCGCCGGGTCGGCGCCCGCCAGCGTCCCGAATTCCTCGGTGCGTTCCAGGTCCTCCGGCCGGGCGTAACCCTGCTTCAGTGCCCAGCGGCTGCCTTCAACCAGCGCCTGGTCCATTTCGGCGTCTTTCAGCCGGATGTGGCCCGTCACTCCTACGCCGCTCGGGCAGTTGCGGTACAACGCCGTCGCCAGGTCTGCGAGAAACGGCTGTATCTCTTCCACCGTCGCTTCGGAA
Coding sequences:
- a CDS encoding CRTAC1 family protein, giving the protein MRKRAGFLLLLGMSLGMPAAAQDSKITFRDVTQAAGIRFTHNNGAFGKKYMPETMGSGCAFLDYDGDGWQDILLVNGKDWPGRPQRPASPKLYRNNRNGTFTDVTARAGLAVSLYGLGVAVGDYDNDGHDDIFLTALGQSRLYRNNGNGTFTDVTKAAGLEGPNEFSTSAAFLDYDKDGRLDLVVANYVQWSAEKDLFCTLDGRAKSYCTPESYKGASLRMWRNAGEGKFQDATQAAGLFDPTSKGLGVAVLDANQDGWPDLLLANDTQPNKLYINTGKGGFTEKGVLAGVGFSEDGVARAGMGVDAADYDRSGYPSILISNFSNQMLALYHNERNGLFVDEAPRSEVGRKSLLTLGFACFFFDYDLDGWLDIFVANGHIENEIERIQKRVKYAQPPHMFRNLGGGKFVETTETLGAQFIRPRVARGAAYGDFDNDGDLDLLIMTNGGAAALFRNEGGSNRSLRVKLVGVRSNRDGIGAVVTATVGGEKHSEMLRSGSSYLSQSELVLTFGLGTRERADQVEIKWPSGQTDHLKNVAAGQTIVVEEGKGIASARPFGPAAGAAPATKRQTKPR
- a CDS encoding tetratricopeptide repeat protein, translated to MKLSNRLIFLLALSGLYLYGLPDTSVFYLGIVVLHLAAGVLLALLLPRVLRRGLSDLPGTARLGWIAMGLGAMIGVLLFAIGTTRPNLPWLYAHIGLTVAGVALLLVAWMERRGWLGSAVARFAVAVLFVAALSTAAQYSRHNLWLSANIIRNPLNPPTSMDGEGDGPRGPFFPSSSQVKDGKLIPSEFFMKSDACQRCHQDIYQQWFSSAHHFSSFNNQWYRKSVEYMQEVAGTKPSKWCGGCHDPAILLAGKMDKPIVEQMDRPEAHAGMGCMMCHSIVHVKSSMGQGDFVLEYPDLHELAASENPVLRGVHDFLTYVNPEPHRRAFLKPFMRDQTAEFCSTCHKVHLDSPVNHYRWIRGFNEYDNWQASGVSGQGARSFYYPPKAQKCADCHMPLVESQDQGNIAGKVHSHRFPGANTALPTANQDAIQLEVTKKFLQDNIVSVDIFALSEAEPMTAGGAAVPGELATTFAVGEEAELAAPAGGPAAPAAPVTAPLDRVQPVVRRGETVRVDVVVRTRKVGHFFPGGTVDAFDVWLELKATDDRGRVVFWSGSVENDGKGPVEKGAHFYRSLLVDAHGNPINKRNAWAARSVVYVRLIPPGAADTVHYRMKVPEDAGGKIKLEARLHYRKFSWWNTQFSFAGVRDPAQPGPHTPDYDDGRFVFTGDTSKVSGKLKQIPDLPIVTLASDEVTLEVAPRSARAQEPRVQLDAKDWERWNDYGIGLLLQGDLKAAQAAFQKITEIDPKNPDGWVNIGRARVQEGDNEGARAVLQKALELKPDLARAHYFYARVLKADGRYDDAIAHLRKTLAQYPRDRVVRNELGRILFLKRQYADAVREFEKVLEVDPEDLQAHYNLMLCYNGLGNEARAAEHQKRYLRFKADEAAQAITGPYRQANPEDNNERQAIHEHVSAPLGKTAAPARRTAAVPAPHVRQGSSD
- a CDS encoding RtcB family protein encodes the protein MPQKSDFVRVAQNVWEIPQSYREDMRAPARLYADEALLEDALGDKSTEQLVNTATLPGVVKYAIAMPDIHQGYGFPIGGVVATRLPDGVISPGGVGYDINCGVRMLASEATVEEIQPFLADLATALYRNCPSGVGVTGHIRLKDAEMDQALVEGSRWALKQGYARPEDLERTEEFGTLAGADPALVSHKAKERGRHQIGTLGAGNHFIEVDRVARVHDEEAARRLGLYPDQAVVQIHCGSRGFGHQVCEDYVARFQRTVREYGITLPDRELVCAPFSSGEGQDYFRAMACAANFAFANRQVLAHYIRRSFEEALAGKVKDFGLHQIYDIAHNMAKVEEHRIGGASVRVCVHRKGATRAFGPGSPVLPNDLRDLGQPVLIPGSMGTASYILLGTPGSMEQTFGSTCHGAGRVMSRAKAKRTVRGAELRQELETRGIVVRAGSMAGLAEEAPVAYKDVARVVEVVHRAGIGKMVARLEPVAVIKG